A window of the Synechococcus sp. M16.1 genome harbors these coding sequences:
- a CDS encoding resolvase, with the protein MDPANASAQAEALVGIDDVQKSLNRSRASVYRYTNTDPRNLNPPFNPRKLNPEYRSDQKDPLMFHPNEVARFAKDVLRIKEVTVEVLNSPSTATQQILGSILEELRLIRTHLEASGASPSDLSARLDQQDRPAA; encoded by the coding sequence ATGGATCCGGCCAATGCGTCAGCTCAAGCCGAGGCCCTGGTGGGGATCGACGACGTTCAGAAATCCCTGAACCGCTCCCGCGCTTCGGTGTATCGCTACACCAACACAGACCCACGCAACCTCAACCCTCCGTTCAACCCCCGCAAGCTGAACCCGGAGTACCGCAGCGATCAAAAAGATCCGCTGATGTTCCACCCCAATGAGGTGGCGCGCTTCGCCAAAGATGTTCTCCGCATCAAAGAAGTCACTGTTGAGGTGCTGAACTCTCCATCAACGGCGACGCAGCAAATCCTGGGATCGATCCTTGAGGAGCTTCGGCTGATCCGTACCCATCTCGAGGCGAGTGGGGCATCCCCTTCTGATCTGAGCGCACGACTCGACCAGCAGGACCGGCCCGCTGCTTAA
- a CDS encoding inorganic diphosphatase, whose product MDLHQLPPSPSPGLVNLIVEIPAGSRNKYEYSAEAGVMVLDRVMHSSVRYPFDYGFIPNTLAEDGSPLDAMVIMAEPTFAGCLIKARPIGVLDLHDKDVYDGKILCVPDADPRQDEIRSIRQIAASQLEDVAEFFRTYRTLQGSVVSIDGWRDLDAVQPLLDSCINAAD is encoded by the coding sequence ATGGATCTCCATCAGCTCCCCCCGTCACCTTCGCCAGGCTTGGTGAATCTCATCGTTGAGATTCCGGCAGGAAGCAGAAACAAATACGAGTACTCCGCCGAAGCCGGCGTGATGGTTCTGGATCGGGTTATGCACTCCTCGGTGCGTTACCCCTTTGATTACGGCTTCATCCCCAACACGCTGGCGGAGGATGGATCTCCCCTCGACGCCATGGTGATCATGGCTGAACCCACGTTCGCTGGTTGCCTGATCAAGGCTCGCCCCATCGGCGTGTTGGACCTCCACGACAAGGATGTTTATGATGGGAAAATTCTCTGTGTCCCGGACGCAGACCCCCGTCAGGACGAGATCCGCAGCATTCGTCAGATCGCTGCCTCCCAGCTGGAGGATGTCGCGGAATTCTTCAGGACCTACCGCACGTTGCAGGGCAGCGTCGTATCGATTGATGGATGGCGCGACCTCGATGCGGTTCAGCCATTGCTTGATTCCTGCATCAATGCAGCCGATTGA
- a CDS encoding 2Fe-2S iron-sulfur cluster-binding protein, whose product MPTIRFEQEGQQVGCIEGANLRKAALDAGVNPYKSLNNLNNCSGVGQCGTCVMEVVEGQANLSPRSDVEEVYLADRPANFRLSCRTTVFGDVTVRTRPAEGVGRGSNSLVGAIKSLFGR is encoded by the coding sequence GTGCCCACCATCCGATTCGAGCAGGAAGGCCAGCAGGTTGGCTGCATCGAGGGCGCAAATCTGCGTAAGGCTGCACTTGATGCAGGCGTTAATCCCTACAAGAGCCTCAACAACCTCAACAACTGCAGTGGCGTTGGTCAGTGCGGCACCTGCGTGATGGAGGTGGTTGAAGGGCAAGCGAACCTGTCCCCCCGCAGCGATGTTGAAGAGGTCTATCTGGCCGATCGTCCTGCCAACTTCCGCCTGAGCTGCCGCACCACGGTGTTTGGTGATGTCACCGTTCGCACCCGCCCCGCTGAAGGTGTGGGCCGCGGCTCCAACAGCCTCGTTGGTGCGATCAAATCCCTGTTCGGCCGCTGA